The Fusarium oxysporum Fo47 chromosome II, complete sequence genome includes a region encoding these proteins:
- a CDS encoding ankyrin repeat-containing domain protein, with product MSSTSSVDSDCSNDASVELPIVCYDGYDGYHGIRGPTDDLVHAVLAGDCARARCLSMLGFAVPAADSWVVYQACLQGIKMMHSLSFSARANLNRVMPWQMGDRNFHFLLRTPSDRFMGTKMIAIAYLIRHGAHPLEPDRLGNTALHILAEVLTQTETDGFGILRNMLKEDNNEFISRTIRDTCRSKIDTRNIPTGPGEGSTPLMCAVIHGHRECVEVLLEHGANPHAIGPSYQSPLYHAVARDFIDVARLLLDHGAIVTTEIEEDVRSLEMAQVLQEYQEIQMVEDSSDTSED from the coding sequence ATGTCATCTACTTCGTCTGTTGACAGTGATTGCTCCAATGACGCATCTGTCGAGCTACCTATTGTCTGTTACGATGGCTACGATGGCTATCATGGCATCCGCGGACCTACTGATGACCTTGTTCATGCTGTGCTTGCTGGCGACTGTGCTCGCGCTCGCTGCCTTTCAATGCTGGGATTCGCAGTTCCAGCAGCCGATTCATGGGTAGTTTACCAGGCATGCCTTCAGGGAATCAAAATGATGCATTCCCTATCTTTCAGCGCAAGAGCAAATCTCAATCGAGTCATGCCGTGGCAGATGGGTGACCGAAACTTCCATTTCTTACTTCGGACACCGTCAGATCGATTCATGGGTACCAAGATGATTGCCATTGCCTATCTTATTAGACACGGAGCGCATCCTCTCGAGCCGGACCGGCTAGGCAACACGGCTCTTCATATTCTCGCAGAGGTCCTGACTCAGACTGAAACTGACGGTTTCGGAATTCTGAGAAATATGCTGAAGGAGGACAACAACGAGTTCATCTCAAGGACGATACGTGATACCTGTCGTTCGAAAATAGATACCCGCAACATCCCCACTGGACCAGGTGAAGGAAGTACACCTTTGATGTGTGCAGTGATTCATGGGCATAGGGAGTGTGTAGAAGTTCTATTAGAACATGGAGCAAACCCCCATGCTATTGGGCCTTCATATCAGTCCCCTTTGTATCATGCAGTTGCTCGAGATTTCATAGACGTGGCCAGATTGTTACTAGACCACGGAGCTATTGTCACTACAGAAATTGAGGAGGATGTTCGGTCATTGGAAATGGCCCAAGTTCTCCAGGAATACCAGGAAATTCAGATGGTTGAGGATAGTTCAGATACATCAGAAGATTAA